A stretch of DNA from Ricinus communis isolate WT05 ecotype wild-type chromosome 4, ASM1957865v1, whole genome shotgun sequence:
AAATCACCTGATGCTATTGCTGTTTGCTATCATCAATCAATGCATTTATTGCCTGCGACCCCTTTaagaatttttcataaatgaaACTATTCTTTTTACTCTCTTGCCATTTAgctattcaaatataaatcaggctattttttttattttcattttcattttcattttcatttttactgtattaaaatatcaaaaatataacttttaatttcttttatttttatttttttgggttCGAAATTGTACTTTTTCTTccataataatttaagaaaaagaaaaaaagaagaagcagaaTATTGGATTGCCCCACTTCTTATTCCAATGTCTGTTATTTTCAGATGGGTGCTTTAGGGTGGAAGTTTTTAGTGCAGAAATACTTGCTCCTCAGTTTATATTACTCTTTTGCTTGCttcttatttgtttattaCGTCATTAAGAACATGCATATCATTATTTGCTGGTGTCAACGTACCactattgataattttttatagtatacatcttatatatatattttttagttacaATTATATggtattataaaaaatagctttctagtttttattttcataaatcatatatatatatatatatatttgattttttttagaaataatatattattattattattatatcttcTCTATTAGatcaaaaaatttcttttatatgtcTTCCATTTTTTCGAGTAATTAcatttatgatttaaatttttatttctttacttctttattaatatttttaactttcaaATGTATACATATggattactttttattttttattctgttAGACTAGTAAGTTGTTCACATATCATAACTtttcccttctttttttttatctcaataatccaaattcttatttttattttctatttttaattttgatttttttgaaaaatcaaaaaaattcattattatgTAGTAACTAAAATAAGTATCGTACTTATAATATTTTGGAATAAGTATGTAAAAGCACTATGTGATTTTATCATTTGACAACTTTTAGAatgaagtattttttttttttagatagaAAGAGGCATGTGGTTACAAAtcgtgaaaaaaaaaatatttcatcgttaaaaaattttgatttgtaaGAATCCAGTCATTTTTACGTTAATCGGCCATCCTTATTATGTTGTAGGTGTTTGATAATTTAAGTTTGGAGTTCAACAACTCCTAATTCCAATATTTGACTgttaaattacaatttaaaaagtCATTGCTTTGATGATATCAATTTAACGTTCaaacaattatattttgagttattaaattctaaatccATATTATTAAACACgagaaatatgataataatggCTGATCAGACTAAAATTATCTAAATCTTTGCCAATCATGTCATAATTTGTAACAAcatatctttttttgtttgaaaaataaatcacatACTTTAAATTGTCAAATGATAAAATCACATGATACTTTTATATACTTATctctaatattcttttaaaaaataataatcttattttaaataaattatatatattttattatttaacatcatatacttaatttttaatataagcaTATAACATTATagctatatatatttttatattggaATTCAATGTGAAATAACTGTATAAAATATTTCCAAATAAAACTCATAGAAAAATTGGCCATCTTTATCtatatcataaattattacaatTTCATATCTACTCTTTGATTAAAAGTGAtccaatttaattatattttaaatgtttttggACTCCATAAACTAAATTCGCCAAAATGGCTATATTTTGAAGtgaaattttattgatattagtaaataaatttaaattctaatataaactcttaattaaattaaaatggtATCATCTCCATTAGCCTAAAGCATCGCTCTAGAAATTTTATTGTcactcaaaataaaaaataaaaaataaaaaatagaaaaacacaGTTTACTCATATAAatgtagaaaaagaaatataaaatcttgAGTTTTAACACTTCGACAATTTCTAACTCtggttttctaatttctttttatcaattagagatctaatacttaattattttatcatcttcttgtagtaataaatatcattttgatataataattctaaagTCTATACATACACCAAATACTACAATCTTAAGTCCTATGCCGGCGGCATCTCCTAGTTGTCTTAGGATTCCTTTATTATTGTTGCTCGACATAATATTAAATGCAATTTTGTAGGTGTCAAAAGATATAATGGAGGAAATAAGAGATGCCTGCAAAAGGTAAAAAGATagagtaaaaattaaaataatatatttttagaattttaaactATAAGGATCCAAAATTATTCATATgagatttattcattttaatttttataatttttttttattttacccTCTTATTCTTACGGTTTTATCCTTTTAGTAGATTCAACAATTTCTTAGAATATCAtctatcttaaaaaaaattctgagCTTTCATTTTGAGTctgaaattttttcaaattttatagctaaataactaaaagaaaagggaaatactttatgtgattgattctaaacttttacattttttattttacttcaatatgtaatttaatttattcatacaTTCTCATTCTCTTACGTTaaagatttaccattttaaaaatttgttgTAAACCTCTTTGTTTTATCCCTCATTAGATTGAATCTCTAAATTAGATTGTCAGATAAGCCTTCACTATTGtaaacttttactttttttgagatatatatatatatatatattctaaatatctcaatataatttttttaacaattaaagataaaagataatagaaaacaaaatatttttagttttattttattgttctaTATTGCAGGTGAATTATTTCAAGCTGTTaatatttgtgtatattaaaCTACATGAAAGTATACATATATGAAATTAAGtcattttgttatattttattataaaattaacttgaatataatgcaaataaaaatcttaagatattttaaatttagataatttattcttattttgttgTTAGTAAATTCAAACCAACATATCaagtaataaagaaaaaaatatcatgtaaatctttaatatttatttgctaTTCAGTATTATTAATCTTCTGCTTTTTCCATGAAAATCCAAAACCCATATCTTCtatacctcttttattttaattgcaaTTATTTTACCAGTgaaagtattatattataaattaacaatttcagaaaaattattgaaattaaaacattcaactttttattcatttttttatttatcaacatgtagattttattttaatatttcatattgAATAGTCATTAGATTTTAAGagtgtaattaaataaatttaagtagataattacaaataattattcaaatcaaaataaaatatgttaataaataatttaaagaaataaaaaaaaataaatggttaataattttgtaataggtaacttttagatttatttaggTCAAGTTGTTCAATAATTTATGTCTGGAATTAGTACTGTTTTATAGCATATTTGCCGAGGACAGACATTAGTCTGACGAAAGTATTCCAAAGTTGTTTTAATATAGTATAAGGTTGCATATGAAAcatacattttttaaaaaattcaagttCCAAAAGATTAAATTTGGCAAAACCTAAAAACAGAATATTTCAGCCAAACCAAATCATCACTCTGACCATCTAGATTTCTACAAAAGCCCAATTTAATATCTagattttaacaaaataataataatatcttaaaaattattttaaattatggccgagattttatatttatttttttagagatGAAAATTTAAAGTTCAAATCAGTACCTTTACGAGTTTTTGCTTTATaaagctttttttttataaaaacaacTACATAATCTTCTTTGTTATATTGTGATAAAGCCATAGATTTAATTCAGTtgtataaaattagtttttttttaattattatttataagactaaatttgaaatttaaggAAGGCCAAAAGGATTATTAAAAgaagttattaaaaaaaaaaaaaagttgaaggTTTTTGAAAGTTAAGAGGAGCCATATAGCCACTCACATGTCCTTTTAATTCCATCATTCCATTTATAAAGCCCcctcattattaaattattttttattgttgctAGTGTTCAATGAAAAAATTGagatagttttaattttttacattCTTAAAGGAAAGTAAAAATTACCTAAACTAAGACTTATTTAACAAGTTGAACTCGCTTTAATCCCTTGTcgctatatatattaagtaatttttatcTACACTGAATATGTAAATATCAAGtatataaatgttttaaaatatctatgttaaattaataaatataaattatttatttattgattgatttgatatataaataaaaatatataattagattaaacAGATTTTCTGTACTTTTATACATATTCGCACTTTTATGTAAGTAAACAATTTAATGATTTTGCTTTCCAATGATAGTGGTATACACCAACCGATTACACCAAATCTAATTGAGTCACACTAAATTATACATCACagataatattattgaatGATAGTTTAATTTGATGTAAATTTGGTTTAGATTAagattttttcatttaaagcTCTATgactatatatatgtatattttaattactttaaatgattttttttttaaatctatcAATGAGAAttctcttttctattttctatttcgCTGACTCCTTTTTTCACAGTGGATAGTAgctaattttaattcttcactttctatatttttagtaattttttaataataatatttatttgaatttgtcagagtttataaattttaattgtaaactttcttatatttttttagtagtgaatttgagaatatatataaaaaagaattccaTTAATGCTAAAGTTTCAACGTTCCGAGATAAATCAAGGCCTTCATATATTGAACATGAATTTATTCGGGTAAAAGTTCGTTTAggatcttattttatatttacttttttatttatttgttaattttgttgATTAAATATTGtgagtattttattttatctttctttatgggagtttatttatcttttatcatGAGAGTTAGAATGAGTTTGATTCTGGTATTCTAAAAATCAGACTCTTTTAAAAACTCGTCAAATGACAATGAAATCGATTTGTAGTTCAATATAGCAATCGAATAGAATATGATTCTTGTAAATATGCCAAACATTtccaaaatattatatacaattGTTCAATCAATATGATTAATGAAGTTTAGaggaaaaatttatttttataacagaATTAGTATGTATATTTTGAACGTATTAAACGTAGTCATATTTACTTGTCTAACATGAGTTgtacttattaattatttttaacgagagactttttttatttaaaaatataattttatcttttaataacaATATTTGGTCCAAATTTGtaacatattaaaatgttaaatgAAAGCCCAAACAGCTAGAACACATCCGAACCAAATCATACCATTTCCCTGTAATTTGATTACTACTTATGGTTAAATTTGGTTTGAATTTTTTCCAAACCTCAAAAATCGATGTAATTCGAATAGATTCCTCAGAACCATCCATTAACaggtaaaaattataaataaataaataaatataacattaaagTAAAGCTCTTTTGCCCTTGGCATGTCCTGAAAAACACagtacataattaaaaaaaaaaaaccgaataacatatactattattttcatttgaattCTGACTATTATGGAccagatttttattttaattattattttttgggtCAATAATGTTTCTCATGGCAGTGGTAATTAAGAAGAGTTGTAGTCATGCAgcacatataatataaatacaatgGTGTTAGTgcatttgattaattttttttttaataatattaaactgTAGAAGGTGATGTGGCACAAACAAATCACAGCttcttataagaaaataattagcatattttataatatactttttcCCTGTAAATTATATAAGAGAATGAAACCAAgggatataataaaatataataaaataaagggaaAGATTACCCTTAAGCTGCTCTTCAATAAGAGAGGGGGCAGGGACTTCTAGAAGGTAGGAGAATTTAGTAATAGACACACAGATAAAACTCTTAAGGATATAAAAGATAGATCaataaagtgaaaagaaaaaaaaataattaaaaaaaaaagaagaaattattctaattaacATGATGTGATTCTACAAAAAGccagaaagagaaaaggggAAGAAAGTTGCTGCTGATATGCTTAATGATTAAtatcttctcttcttttttttttttaaataatttttctcaagattaatgattaatatctttttaaaatgaaattcttatagaaaaatataaaaataaataaataaattgggGAATGGGGTTTTGTTAGGGAGTGAGTGGTGGGtctattatatttgataatataataattaaaaaacaatttCTATAGAATTATGATTTGCTACTAGATATATTAAGATAATACATTGAAATGGAAAACAAGGGTTGGCTACTGGTCCCTTTCATACTGAGGTGGTGattaccaaaataaaataacagcAGCAATCACagagattattattattattattttccttcTCATTGCTGAATATTGTAGCCCTCTGTCATTTTGTATTCGTGTGTTTTTATATACCGGAGAGTTTTTAGAGAGAGATTGAATGATGAAGATGCCAATAATCCAAAGAAAAACCAGAACCCAAGAtctaaagaaacaaaatctaACAGCAAAGGGGTtcgagagagaaaaaaataaaattaatagaaagatAGAGAGTTTTAAAGAAGAAAGCACCTGAAACTGTAAGTGATATATAGTTCAGAGACGCACGTGTTTGCGTCATATGTGTGTATGTATAgcagaagaaagaaacaattGTCCATGGGGGCTAGGGTAGGGGGAGCCCAGCCGAGGAAGAAATGACGGGGACCAGCCAGAACCCacagtttctttttctttttagctgCCCAGAGTCTCGTCTCAAGATTGGCTAGAATGAATGGAATTAATGCAGTTGCTGCCCTTCTTTCCAACAAGCAACAATGTTACTGCAGCAGTGCAGCCTTCCACACacttatatatacatatattatatatatatatatacaagttttGATGCTACAAACAAAAATCTGTAGCAACTGTGTGTGATAGCTAgtagaaaacaaaaacagaaaCAAGTAAAATTATGAACCAATAAATGGCAATAAGAAAGCACAGTAATTTGACTATATTCTTGCACttaataaagatatatatCTACACTCACATATACACTCCCACATATATATGTACATGTATGTTTCAGTCAATTCCATGACCAAGGTTGAGTGCCCATGTTCATAAGATATAATTCTTTTCCTCTTAGCTAGGTATACTGATAAAATTCCATACATGGATACACATGTATACTTCTTAagttaaagaagaagaagaagaagatgatgatgatgatgatgaagaagggTTTTAGGTCCTCAAGCTGTGGCTGAAGAGTACAAGTTAAAGCAACATTACAAGGGATCAAAGGAagtaataaaagattaaaaatatatgcacATTAGAAAGCTTGGAACTTGGCATtctgaattttctttctttatttcataATAGCAAATTAAGGCAAGTAGTTGCTGTGTGAcaagaaatagaagaagaagaagagaaaaagcaTTTCTAGCtaagattataattttctagCAAAATTATGTTCAACCAATGGTTCGATCCAAATTGTAAGAGAACTGCcagattatatataaataaaatatatgtaaagcTCATAATCACAATTTAGACAAATGAGAAAATGATTATGGAAGTAAAAAACTATACGGCTGTAGTAGTAGCAGGggtagcagcagcagcagaagTATTACTAGCAGCAAGATTAGTTTCACCGCCACTACTACTACCAGTCTTTCCATCTCCACCGCCGCCGCCGCCACCGCCACCAACTGCCTCAACAGCCACCGAAACATTGGCAGAAGTAACAATAGCAGCAggcctttttctcttcttcttctcataCGGAATCCCTCTAGCTTTAGCCTGCCCTTCTTTCACTTCCCTTAGATAAATCCTCACAGCCCTTGCTCCAAACGGGTTAGATTCTGGGCGTCCTCCGCTCTCTTCATAAGCCGCTCTCAGCCTTCCGATTAACGCATCAAGGCTGCCCCAAGCCTGCTTAAGAGGACAAGCACAGGGCGCAGGCGGATTGGGATGTCCAAAATAGGGACAACCCGTTATGTGTACTTTAGTCTTGCCAAATTGATCTAGATATTTCAAGAACTCGATAACATGTGCACCGCTGCAACGAGCAAGAGTTAATGGAGGCTTATGGTTCTTTAAGTATTGCAAGAAGGTGTTCCAGTCTCGCCTCTTTTGCGACTCATACCGGCTAGGTGGAGCTTGAAGTGATGACCCTTCTGGTTGTGATGACTGGGATGGTGCTGCTGTCGATGATGATACTCCTATTACTACTGTCGATGGACTCGGTTCTCCACTATTCAGTTCAGGCGGTGAAGACGAGTCCATAATGACGATCTGATGTTAGTTTCACCCTATTTTCCTGATCAGTTTATACTTACCCTTTCCCTTTTAAAAGACTATCcggttcttcttcttgttcaaGAGTTTCAAAGTGGAAGAGGGATTCTTGCTGGCTTGCTTTCTTGCTTGTCGATTGGTGTGGATCTTTTCACGGGTAGAAGATTATGTTGTTTTTTTGtgttcctttctttctttctttctttatttgtgaGAAGGAGAGGGTTTCATggagaagagaagaaagagaaagagaaagagagagagagagagagagagagagaaatgatGGGACGTTAAAAGGGATAGATGAATGAATGGGTAATattgttatttacttattttttatttttgtcaagAGGGTAATGGCAGAGAAGGTGGTGTTGGTGGCGGTGGTAGTAGAGGTGGTGGTGATGAACCGGTGGTTTTTTGAGAGGATAATTCACATGGTGGCCCCCTCCCTGTACAATAGGGGACATGCTTACTATTTACCACCGGCGGCCCCCAACACAGACTCACTCTCACACTCACACTCACACTCACAGACTGATCTCTCTCttaattctttctttccttctttctttttttctttcttacattTATAACTCACTTCACATGCTTATCAACTGCGTGTGCAGGCTGCCGTAGGACCCATTAcggaatcaaaattattagacataaggtaaataaaaaaaaccctTAAACTAATTCGAATGTAAAATTCTATTCTTCAAATTGGTTTAATGCcactctttaattattaaggCGCAATAGTCtaaataagtcaaattttaCGAAATTTCactatattgattaattttttaaaaaattattaatttaatcaaatatgatttaataaattaaatataatcttAAACTAATTGAGttgtttatcaaaattaaacaacGAATAATGACATGgatactaattaaaaaataaaaaatttaaattgatagatcataatattgtattatttataCACTTTACTTAGTTTTAAGTTCTCATTTCTTAAATTGTGTCTGTATTATCGTCAACGTTGTTTAATTTTGACCATCAATTTAATTTGgctaaaattacacataatcatagctaaattgataattttaaaataaattgacaaAATAGCAAATAACCGCACAAGTTTAGATTCTTAAATTGTTAAGCCtttattagaatatttttctttttctttttctttttgctttcaaaaaataaaaatgaaaaaaaaaaaaaactaaatcaaaGAATAATTGCAACTACCTCAGCCGCGTTCTTCATCAAACACCCACTCACTAAACATCGATGAACATCAACACCCATTCAAGAACAGCATAAATCAGGAAATGTGggatttttcaaatttttgctCCACAAAATGTTCAAATGATCTCTTAGccataataaaaagaaacttctaacccaaaatcaataaaactaaaatgggTGAAGAATTGAACtataaaaatcttttctttttattaccTATACTCAATTGATTGTTAGCAAAGGTTAGAGAAGACGATCAAAGACTGATAACAAGCAAGATCACGACCGTGGTTATGGAATGAACTAGACCCAGATCCTGACCTTGTCCTTTTGACGAATTTGATGAAGGCAACAATAACAGTGACAGTAAATTTTAGGTTTGACAAGTGGCAACGGAGGCAAGGGGCAGTGGTAGAGACATCAGCGACCGTAATATTAATcaggtttaattttttttaaatttaaaaaatgatattttgaattctaatcatttatttttaaatataatcattaGCAAAATTATATCTATGTATCTGTATGCTATTAGCTTTAAATCTTACTTAGTCCCAATACTAATAGAAGAGTTAACAATGTTAACAAAATGGTTATGATTGgacctttttaaaaaattaaaagaaaatattgagcctatataagaaaaaaaaaaggatttaaTTATACATCTCAAATTAATCCAAGGACTTTTTTAGAACTTGTGCCAAATTACAAATAGTTTGCTATGAGAATTGTGAAGCAAAAGGAGACCAAGAAATGCTACTGTGGTGGTGCGTTTTGGGTGATTCCTAGTGGTGGATCGGATGAGGGCAATTAATGGAGGGCCTACCTTTGGTCAAACCAAATACTTGTAAGgctacttttttatttttttttttctcatttacaaattatagggttttaaaaatgaaatatatatcaaaaattgtCTGTCTGTATGATCTTAAGATTGAGCGCGTGGGACACACTAACCCGCAGCTGAGTTGAGGGCTTTGAAGAGCTCCaacaagtaaaataaatagattcaAGTGCAAGTAAACTCCAAGAGCCTTGAATCAGAGGCTTAAATCAAAGAGTTACTGTCGATTGTATTGGATAATAACTTTGATTTACAAAAGGGATTGTGACGAAAAACTGACACTAAAAAGGGCCAAAACAGTACAACCATATTAAATCTGTACAAAGTAGGTAAGTTTTAATATATGTCGCAGTTTATATcccatatatttattaatttaaaataaataaatatatataaattatttaatattaaaatatacaacACACATGAATCTCAatctcatatttattatagtatatgaattttaagttTATGTAAGAATTTCtctataaaataaacttaattaaaaacCAAATCGTTAAGCTAAAAGCCTAATTTTTAACCCAAAAATTTACATGAATTAGTGTCGTACCAAATAAATCTAAGATAAAAGGCTGAAAACTCAAATCAAACACAGTTCATAAACCtacaagaaataaaataaattactaaattatcgCTTAACCATCTCAGTTTTTCTAAATTCCtctattggattaagagattAAAAATTAGACCTATCCAACAAAGGATGTACTGATAACATAAAAACTTTCGCCATCAaaataaaggataaaaaatCACAAGTAATAGAAAGCTAAAGACACCAATCTAATCAAGATGAATAAGTATCTAAAGTTGGAAGACCCATACACTTTCTGCTTCTGGTGAAAAAGAGCACagtgaaattgagaaaaaCTTGGGTTTGCCCTTACATTAGCGACTCCACTGCAATCACCAACGATCTTTCTTCTCCTTTATCCACAATTATTGATTAACGGCGCTCCACAAGAGCAAGGGAGAAAAGGAAGCCAAATATCATCTAAATTGACCTAGGCCGGTACTTTGCCGCAATAAAAGGATTATCATCAACATGATAACACcaactaaaaaaatagaacactGGAAGACCCATGTAATTGAAATAAGTAAAAGACCCATATCTTTATGAGTATCAAAAGCAAAATTAAGGTATGGCTTCTGGTGGCCAGAGCCACTAAAGCCTTTCCCCTattgaaaaccctaaatctggGCGCAATAATAATACATCAAAGAAAGACTTTAGGTGTAGATGAGATGGTAAAAATCTCTTCTAACTTAATTAAGGTATTAAGTTCGAACCCTAGATATGCATCTACATTAAAACTCTTGAAATAGTATTATGCCGTCCGTGAAAGTCCCACCCGACACATTCTAGATAGACTCTAGATATATTTACaccaaagaaaaagagagactTTAAAGAGGCAGCATATTTTAAGTAAGTTATAATCATTATGAGGGATATGCATATTTAAAGTTGTAAACTATATATGACAATTTAAAGTGATTCAATGTTAAAATTTGTATCATATTCTAtaatagattaaaatataattacaacTAACTCAAGGAAATCctcaaagataaaaataagagttaTTGTTGTACTAGCAGAGCTTGAGGAGAAATGTGTAGAGTTGCTAGTGatataatgtttttttttttttttttttgtattctttaaTAGGTTTTTGCATTTATATTGGAGTATGATTGATGAAAAGTGATGGATAGTGATTAATCACCTAGCAAAATAGATGATCTCTTTGCAAGATAGATAATTACCTAGTAAAATGATCCTAAAAAATGTGTTACCTGCAAGATAAGTAAATCAATAGAATACCAGAGTTGACACTCTAATGCCTAAGTCGGATTTGAGGAACAAGTAGAAAAAGTATGAATAAGTATGGTGAGTATAATGCACTAGTCCTATTTCATATAAGAGTatgacttcttttcttgtttataATATAT
This window harbors:
- the LOC107261839 gene encoding protein LIGHT-DEPENDENT SHORT HYPOCOTYLS 6: MDSSSPPELNSGEPSPSTVVIGVSSSTAAPSQSSQPEGSSLQAPPSRYESQKRRDWNTFLQYLKNHKPPLTLARCSGAHVIEFLKYLDQFGKTKVHITGCPYFGHPNPPAPCACPLKQAWGSLDALIGRLRAAYEESGGRPESNPFGARAVRIYLREVKEGQAKARGIPYEKKKRKRPAAIVTSANVSVAVEAVGGGGGGGGGDGKTGSSSGGETNLAASNTSAAAATPATTTAV